A window of Podarcis muralis chromosome 10, rPodMur119.hap1.1, whole genome shotgun sequence genomic DNA:
CAAAAGGGAGAACTTCTGGATGTACACAGTGAACACATTACAACTGCATGGGCAGGAGACCTGTTCAAATTTCTTACAATAATCAGCTGTGAAGCCTTCTGGTCCAggggctatttttttaaaaaaaatctcactgaCCATACTGTGGAGCTCAGAGATCATTATGGGAGGCTGGTGCTTATCAGAATCAGATTGGGCTGAACATCATTAAATGCTTCAGTAGCATCATTTGGAGACAATCAGATGCATGCAGTTTCTCATACAATGTTAAAAATTCATTTGTGACGTTATCAGATCCTATTATCAGTTTATCCTTGTTGGCCTTTAGTTGTTGGACCCAATTATTCTACTATTTATTTTCAAACAAATATGGTCACAATCTGCCAGCTTTGTTTCCTTTATTGAAGATACTTTTTCTGTTTGAGTGCAGTTTATGAGATCATAttgttttctctctgcttctACTCTTCTCTATAATTTTTTTGTAGAGAACATAGCTACGTGTTTCCTTTCTTTCTAATTGTTGCATGACTTCtccctttgttttattttttccagtatgtcttttaaaattatttgacCTCTCATTACTGCCTTTCAAACATCCCaaatagttgttgtttagtcgtttagtcgtgtccgccagtggcgtagcgtgggttgtcagcacccggggcaaggcaagtaatttgcgccccctaacccgtggatttgcgccccctaacctgtggatttgccctaaccccagatgttgcgcccggtgcggccggccccccctgcaccccccacactacgccactggtgtccgcctcttcatcaccccctggaccagagcacgccaggcattcctgtcttccattgccttccACAGTttaatcaaactcatgctggtctcttcgagaacactgtccaaccatctcgtcctctgtcatccccttctccttgtgcatcccaacatcagggtcttttccagggagtcttctcttcacatgaggtggccaacgtcttggagcctcagcttcaggatctgtccttccagtgagcactcagggctgatttccttaagaatggataggtttgatcttcttgcagtccatgggactctcaagagtctttcaTATAGTAGTTTGCATCAACTCTACAGAGTTATTGATATGGAAATATTCTCTAGGTTCTCTAGGTCTGCTAGGTCCCAAGTGATGTTTTCATTCTTTAATGTAACATTTTCCAAATGCCAGCACTTGTTGCTTTGCAGTCTGCTGGTTGTCCATGCTAACATAGCTGTCAGCATTTACCAGGATTCCAGTTTTGACTTTAGtgccacattaataataataataaattttatttatatcccgccctccccagccgaagccaggctcagagcggctaacaacagtaaaatgatacagcattctaaaatcaattcattataaaatcagttcaaatcaaattagtggcaaacattgggctagagttctatgaggattacagaaagagggggtcaggctgtgccttggccaaaggcctcgTGGAACAGCtcagtcttgcaggccctgcagaaagatgccaaatcccgcagggccctagtctcttgtgacagagcattccaccagatcggggccacagctgaaaaaaccctggctctggttgaggccagcctaacctcgttgtggcccgggacctccaagatgtttttgtttgaagactgtaaggtcctccgtgggacataccaggagaggaggtaccgtaggtacgagggtcccaggtcatataggactttaaaggttaaaaccagcaccttgaacctgaccctgtactctaccaggagccagtgcagctggtatagcatcgAGTGGATGTGATCCCGCAatgaggaccctgtaaggagtctcgccgcggcattctgcacctgctggagtttctgggtcagtctcaagggcagccccacatagagtgagttacaataatcaagcctggaggtgaccgtcacatggatcacagtggctaggtcagggtgagagaggtaaggagccaacagCTTAGattggtggagatgaaaaaattCCACCTTTGTTGTAGGTGCAATCTGCGCCTccttggaaagggaggtgtcgaagattacacccaaactcttaacggacggtacTAGCAGTAATTGCACCCCGGCAAGAGATGAGAgttgccacacttccgttttgagtgttacgctgacgtctgtctgtttttgctatttattttgtgttcttgtggctcttttttcttttgtttttgtgattatgtggaacccagttcagctactgattgattacgtgactgcagtacattgtttattgcttccattttatggatcaatggtctcattagatagtaaaaatcatgttaaattgctgttttaggcgttgtttttaaaagtctggaacattttgcattactttgtatgggaaagcgtgccttggctttggaacgctttggtttttgaatggacttccagaacggattaagtttgagaaccaagatatcaCTGTACCAGAAGGTAAGTCTAGAAGAATTTGGCTTTATTCACTCTGATCTTAAATGGAATACCtgatcagctcccccccccccccgctggtaTGGCATCTtttccttttaaccttagaaattTTACCTGCATGCCTTGTGAGATTTTCCTTTGAACGGCATGTGCTGAGTTGATGCACTGTGCTGCTTCAATCCCTACCTCCCATGCTTGCTCTAGTTCCAGAAATCCCTTAAGTTGCTTTTATAGAATTTGAACCCGATCTCTTATTTTTAAAGGTGTGGCAACTAGAAAGGTCCcagagtattccaggtgtggtttgatgGAAGGAACATAATAAATGTATATGTGCCCAATCTTTCTGACCGTGCTTCTCCTGATTTAATCCTCTCTCTGAAGTCCTTTTCTACTTCACAGAGGTAAGTTTGTGGTAGGGTATCCCAGCTATAAAAACAagcccgcccacccaccccaaaaaaaccccaccaggaAGAGATCAAAAGAATATAATTTTATTGTTAAGAAAGAATATGAACTGATATAGAAGACAGCAGtgtgttatggatgctttagtagaGATCTCTGCAttgaactaaatgaccctcagaatcccttccaactcaactatTCGATGAGTTTATGGGTCTAAAGGTTAAGCAGAAGACCTCCTCCCTAGAGAAACCGATGTGTCTTCCAAATCAATGGGACCCCCTCTCCAAGCAGGGAATAGAGAGCAAGGTTCGGGCTCGGCTGCCTATTTCTGTATCTTAAATTCTATCAGCACCAGATTCGTTGTGCCGACTTAATTTATGGCAAAATGCTTTGCCGTTACATCAGTTGCAGACCCCCAAAAGATGAATATGCCCCCGCCTGGGGCAGTAACAcatcctctgttgttgtttttttgtgcacattatttATAAAATGAATTTATAAATGTGCTCTTGTTAAGACTATGAAAATGATGAAAGCAGAGAGATCTTTAGGGACAAAAATACTCTGTCCCATGCATATATCTGCATTCCCTGCCCACatctatcttccttccttccttccttccttccttccttccttccttccttccttccttcctttcttgttcTCCACTCAGAACTGACCTCAACAGAGCCATGGAAGGCAGGAATCAGACACTACCAGTGACCGAATTCATGTTCCTGGGTTTCTCTGGGGTCCACGAGGGACagtccttcctcttcctgctctttcTGACCATCTACCTATTTACCCTGGTGGGAAACGGTGTGATCTTCACCTTGATCCAACTGGATTCGCGCCTCCACAGCCCCATGTACTTTTTCCTCAGCCATTTATCCTGCTTGGACGTCTGCTACTCATCCGTCACCATCCCCAAGATTCTGGCAAACTTCTGGCACCAGAGACACACCATTTCCTACAACCAGTGCATGGTCCAGATGTTCCTCCTGATGACCTTTGCAGGGACTGAGTGCGCCCTGCTGGCCGTCATGGCCTACGACCGCTATGCCGCCATTTGTCAACCCTTGCACTATGCTCAACTGATGAGCAGAAGAGTGTGTGTCCCTCTGGCTACCACTTCTTGGATCTGGGGCCTCTTGGACTCTGTTATTCACACCGTGCTCTCCACCAACTTGACCTTCTGTGGGGCCAACCAGATCCACCACATCTTCTGTGATGTCCCTCCTCTTCTGCAAATCGCCTGCAGCGACACCTACGTCAATGAGATGGCCCTTCATGTAGCAAGTGTGTTTGTCAGCCTTGGGACATTCCTGCTGGTGGTCATCTCCTATATCTTCATTCTGTCGGCCATCCTTCGGATCCGCTCCAACACCGGCAGGCGAAAAGCCTTCTCCACTTGTGCCGCCCACATAGTTGTGGTCATCATCTATTTTGGGATGGCCAACGTGAACTACAACCGCCCAAGCGCAGGCTACTCCTTGGAAGTGGACACCCTGATCTCCACTCTCTATTGTATCATCATCCCCATGTTGAATCCTGTCATCTACAGCCTCCGCAACAAGGAGGTGAAGGAAGCCCTGAGGAAGGTTCTGGGGGGCTTGAAGAAGGGCTCTGAACTCCCTCACTAACAGGGTCTCCTACCTTTGGTGAAATTTTCCTTGGGGGTCAAAGTACACCATATTCCCATTGGTTAGACTTAGTTCAGCAATACATTACTAGACAGATCCCAAAGAATTAGGTCATGATTCTGCACTGGGTCTTGTGTCCAACACCCAGTTCAACAACTGCCTTGTCTCCCAGTCTGAAGAGGTGCTTAGCTGCCAAATTCAACATGGCACACTGTCACCAAGGGGAGCTATCCTTAAACCTCAGACTGTCCCCGAATCCTTTAACGGTTGTTCTTGTTGTGTGCTCCTGTTTCTGTTTGGCCCCTTGAGAACAATATGGGAAATATTTCAATTTTTCTCTATTAACTTCAGATCTCCTTGTTTCCACGTTAGTTtgtgtagttgttgtttttcaatctTCTTGAAAAATCACTAGTATCTTAGTGCAAAGTCAATTTTGAATGTGATTTTGTTTCACATACACCATTTACAACACGATTCCGCCTAAAATATTCTGTGAACTGTCCTCAGACCTTCAGGTatatggcagtatataaattcaacagcagcagcagcaacaacaacaataattacacCTTTTCTCATACTTTGCCCTAATTCAtgcatttttacacacattaaggtaaaggtaaaggtacccctgcccgtacgggccagtcttgacagactctagggttgtgcgctcatctcactctagaggccgggagccagcgctgtccacagacacttccgggtcacgtggccagcgtgacaaagctgctccggtgaaccggcaccagagcagcacatggaacgctgtttaccttcccgctagaaagcggtacctatttatctacctgcacttaattgtgctttcgaactgctaggtgggcaggagctgggaccgaatgacgggagctcaccccgccgtggggattcgaaccaccgaccatgcgatcggcaagtcctaggcgctgaggttttaaccacagcgccacccgcatcccctcacATTAATTGACTGCATTTACTGTGTTTTTcctattttgttgggagctgcccagagtggctgaggcaacacagTTAGGtgggtggcatattattattattattattattattattattattattattattattgcaaaatctggaccagtgcaaatttcaaagcctgtgttccagaaagtgtgaattagaaaCGATCACCttaattgcaaactgaattgTCCCTAAGGGCCTCGTTTGAACACGGCTGTTTGCAACCCCCTTGGGCTCCACCCCATACCCTTGATGCCAGTGTTTTCTGCCAGGAAAAAGGAAGC
This region includes:
- the LOC114604868 gene encoding olfactory receptor 5T7-like, with protein sequence MEGRNQTLPVTEFMFLGFSGVHEGQSFLFLLFLTIYLFTLVGNGVIFTLIQLDSRLHSPMYFFLSHLSCLDVCYSSVTIPKILANFWHQRHTISYNQCMVQMFLLMTFAGTECALLAVMAYDRYAAICQPLHYAQLMSRRVCVPLATTSWIWGLLDSVIHTVLSTNLTFCGANQIHHIFCDVPPLLQIACSDTYVNEMALHVASVFVSLGTFLLVVISYIFILSAILRIRSNTGRRKAFSTCAAHIVVVIIYFGMANVNYNRPSAGYSLEVDTLISTLYCIIIPMLNPVIYSLRNKEVKEALRKVLGGLKKGSELPH